Proteins from a genomic interval of Nitrospina gracilis Nb-211:
- a CDS encoding c-type cytochrome, with amino-acid sequence MPRILKTFLFLALLLAGWPVSAMAEGEAGRIENKFDALIKKGRPLYLHYCAHCHGLAGNGDGYNAEQLEKWPAELSDPKFIQKKSNEQLYRVIKLGGEGTRKSHLMPVFGRTLSEEEIWSLVAYVRYLAGDRSQPVNLPEGVKTQRPHTPSLDSKALDEFRAWYSKHGGDPKVIGDGRWLFHEKKSCFACHTVNEEGGVVGPDLSRAGFMYTPEWIYSWIRSPQLVKPETKMPTIGLDEKEDRLITAFLSSLDDVEIPEDWKPLLEKKGDAKRGKKLFYDANGNAYCSKCHSIGGKGGQVGPDLSYVGISRTRPFILESILNPREVITVGYSSVLILTKKGQFLTGIKINEDDKSIDMVNKEGERIHVEKDDIKKFKTQDISIMPGNFKDILSDQDIRDILAYLSTLEAPESPPGKNDLSVVTR; translated from the coding sequence ATGCCCCGTATCCTGAAAACATTCTTGTTTCTGGCACTCCTGCTGGCTGGCTGGCCTGTTTCCGCTATGGCGGAGGGGGAAGCGGGCCGCATTGAGAACAAGTTCGATGCCCTCATCAAGAAGGGACGGCCGCTGTACCTGCATTATTGCGCTCATTGCCATGGCCTTGCGGGAAACGGTGATGGGTACAATGCCGAGCAACTGGAAAAATGGCCGGCCGAACTTTCCGATCCCAAGTTCATCCAAAAAAAATCGAATGAGCAACTGTACCGCGTCATCAAGCTGGGCGGTGAAGGCACACGCAAGTCCCACTTGATGCCGGTATTCGGCCGTACCCTGTCCGAGGAAGAAATCTGGAGCCTCGTTGCGTATGTGCGGTACCTCGCCGGAGACCGGTCTCAACCGGTGAACCTCCCGGAGGGGGTCAAGACTCAACGCCCCCACACTCCATCTCTCGATTCAAAAGCGCTCGATGAGTTCCGTGCCTGGTACAGCAAACACGGCGGCGATCCGAAAGTGATCGGCGACGGGCGCTGGCTGTTCCACGAAAAGAAAAGTTGCTTCGCCTGCCACACGGTGAACGAAGAAGGCGGGGTGGTGGGACCTGACCTTTCCCGCGCAGGGTTCATGTATACGCCGGAATGGATTTATTCCTGGATTCGCAGTCCGCAACTGGTCAAGCCCGAAACCAAAATGCCGACCATCGGTCTCGATGAAAAAGAAGACCGCCTGATCACCGCTTTCCTGTCCAGCCTCGATGATGTGGAAATTCCCGAGGACTGGAAGCCTTTGCTGGAAAAGAAAGGCGATGCGAAGAGGGGGAAAAAGCTGTTCTACGATGCGAACGGCAATGCCTACTGCTCCAAGTGCCACAGCATTGGTGGTAAAGGGGGGCAGGTGGGACCGGACCTGAGTTATGTGGGCATCAGTCGGACGCGGCCGTTCATTCTGGAATCGATCCTCAATCCCCGCGAAGTGATCACAGTGGGATATTCATCGGTGCTCATCCTCACCAAAAAAGGCCAGTTTTTGACCGGCATTAAGATCAATGAAGATGACAAATCGATCGATATGGTCAACAAGGAGGGGGAGCGCATTCATGTGGAGAAGGACGATATCAAGAAATTCAAAACGCAGGATATCTCCATCATGCCCGGAAATTTTAAGGACATTCTCTCCGATCAGGACATCCGGGATATTCTCGCCTACCTGTCCACGCTGGAAGCCCCCGAGTCCCCGCCAGGCAAAAACGACCTCTCCGTCGTCACCCGCTGA
- a CDS encoding carboxypeptidase-like regulatory domain-containing protein, which yields MIKKSLFQILAVSTVLVFSASMSMAKGDYEEGSVSNGGSISGVINFKGAAPAPIMEDLNKGKNVEFCATHPDTKEGNIRPRHKVVVNGGKLKDAVVFIEDISKGKAWGGTVNFDFAKCDIEPKVTAVRRAPRGVREGIVQVTNQDPDILHNPHGYSVLGAQRKTLFNKPLPSKGDIADVTKNLMRMRPGKDKHFFLQCDQHNFMEADARVVWNPYYAVSGADGSFKIDQVPAGKYKVTAWHPYIGEVTQEVTVGGGADAKLDFTLEGK from the coding sequence ATGATTAAAAAAAGTTTGTTCCAGATTCTGGCAGTATCGACGGTGCTGGTCTTCTCAGCTTCCATGTCCATGGCAAAGGGCGACTACGAGGAGGGCAGTGTCAGCAATGGAGGTTCGATCAGTGGTGTGATCAATTTCAAGGGAGCAGCTCCTGCGCCCATCATGGAAGACCTCAACAAAGGTAAAAACGTTGAGTTCTGCGCCACGCACCCTGACACCAAGGAAGGCAACATCCGCCCCCGGCATAAAGTGGTTGTTAACGGTGGTAAGCTGAAGGACGCTGTGGTTTTCATCGAAGACATCTCCAAGGGTAAAGCTTGGGGCGGCACCGTTAACTTCGATTTTGCAAAGTGCGACATCGAGCCGAAAGTAACGGCTGTACGCCGCGCTCCGCGGGGCGTTCGTGAAGGTATCGTTCAGGTCACCAACCAGGACCCGGATATCCTCCACAACCCGCACGGTTATTCCGTTCTGGGTGCACAGCGCAAAACCCTGTTCAACAAGCCTCTGCCCAGCAAAGGCGACATTGCGGACGTTACCAAAAACCTGATGCGGATGCGCCCTGGCAAAGACAAGCATTTCTTCCTGCAGTGCGACCAGCACAATTTCATGGAAGCGGATGCACGCGTTGTCTGGAATCCGTACTACGCTGTAAGCGGTGCCGATGGATCCTTCAAGATCGATCAGGTTCCGGCTGGCAAGTACAAGGTAACTGCTTGGCATCCTTACATTGGTGAGGTAACCCAGGAAGTGACTGTTGGCGGTGGTGCGGATGCAAAGCTGGACTTTACGCTGGAAGGCAAGTAA
- a CDS encoding multicopper oxidase domain-containing protein, protein MVIAKTTKWVGQLLVVLLTALSLGVTPALANPKHEGHDGADRPDWLKKLEEQVDYEEMMEGLEGNQQKLDKTFRTLMDNLKGKLMEHATPASSSGMFHESWAAHQLQQGYLLGPTKAANKVYKGAHCPAGVPTKHYDISAINVEITLNQWGDYYPGYMYVLTKDIDKVRAEEEKNAAAREEALDPGAVRTGHQGDAITPMSIRANQGDCVRITFHNKLEFESAGFQINGSAMILSETGEPNTAATKGAIIRPGETQNYEWYIPIDEQEGGRMIVSHAGRDPASLGLIGAFMVEPRGSEYLNPWTGEPLENGWMAMITNKDAKDFREFVLFYHEVGDESFRPLNRHGEMIPQRDPQTDSYRPSARAMNYRSEPFGINNLAVQEKMFHFEDESLGYSSYTFADVPTTIPRSYLGDPAKFRLVHGGGEVFHSHHPHGGTIRWTRSPKREPGLENLTTAAWDGPVKYPVVRTTTDRVDVEVIGPAEVVDLETECGSGLCQRLAGDFLFHCHVAHHYVAGMWGYWRVYNTLQDGNYPLGSTDIMPPLQELPDRKGRIPKGVTSDQLVGKTMNWFGKHFQIVGKGNSDWNREAPVVNVKDWVKYMLPPQGKPGHTDDEKGQILAYDGTVWDYDWKGTQALSEREVTYPMAKYTSPRPGKRHPLQFSPLTGKLAWPHMTPHFGKRVPFARHHGGAPWLEPFHMLPDANILHSESGSGRSGPNVENSSPAKPGAHGRWSLCPEGAGRKQYNLHFINTPIEVSGAYGNTPPVLDKYGLIYVIDEEMAEVKADPKKAIPLVIRANVYDCVDVLLTSEWNDDDFTNFQMSKVNIHPHFFQFDNQASDGVISGFSYDQSMRPYTQFTKKEKKGHHVGLPVPMNAKLLESTKPGDTTVKIKMAEDATPFHIGADIIVGIEVPNKKDARWIKKMSPDPSKGFAKDGVYTITFSEGMSHPHKKGQIVSTEYVRYRWWVDADVGLVFWHDHAFGATTWPHGGIGSTIVEPWGSTYHDPKTGKEVRSGPVVDIHGTEPIAYSRSGAFREIVVQLHDTVPHTAQLVSKGNPPGLSRENAIAAGQSVSFQMPKDMLEVAFPHLNGGTHTTGSGFNFRAASLTARLRANSKTEWLFSSLKHRDPDTPLVRAYLGDSVVFRLLHGLMNETHTFVVSGHGYRPERYDGDSRVTNTIHVGIAERYDLATTAGGYQQMAGDYLFYNGRTSHLSEGSWGILRVYDELQKDLKLLNPHAPIPKSKTELCPAGAPVKQFSVVAVNKALKFNPNADDYLEVDFERKLMLANPEGKVFMLEDEVSKASDDDVMPHPLTLRVNIGDCVKIKLTNRLEKGNTSLHVNNVAFDPKDSQGINVGNNPGDQTVAPGKSKNYTFYAHPGFKINGSLIWDFGNLVGHVRDGLYGGIIVGPRGSVYRDPETGKDISLGNSWKADVIIDKSYPENADLENYRDFALYFQDEDNIIGTSFMPYLQNVAGLTGVNYRLEPWLYREFEGCDFGNMFTPCVAAEGDPATPTLKAHAGDKVMINVFGAHNEQNQMFNLDGHQWRRHMDQKGSDMIDVEEFGAGEYIQAHLRNGAGGTYHNPGTYLWLNARTPYQQAGQWGYFKVLPQGDRSILPLDGATPQGLKSAQNVDDNKLSMR, encoded by the coding sequence ATGGTAATCGCTAAAACAACAAAGTGGGTGGGGCAGCTTCTGGTTGTCCTGCTGACCGCGCTGAGCCTGGGTGTCACCCCGGCCCTCGCGAATCCCAAGCATGAGGGGCATGACGGCGCTGATCGTCCCGACTGGTTGAAAAAGCTCGAAGAGCAAGTCGACTACGAGGAGATGATGGAAGGCCTGGAAGGGAACCAGCAGAAGCTGGACAAAACCTTCCGCACCCTCATGGACAACTTGAAGGGCAAACTGATGGAACACGCCACTCCTGCTTCGTCGAGCGGTATGTTCCATGAGTCGTGGGCCGCGCATCAGTTGCAACAGGGTTACCTGTTGGGGCCCACGAAGGCGGCTAACAAGGTGTACAAGGGTGCACATTGTCCTGCCGGCGTGCCCACCAAGCACTACGACATTAGCGCGATCAACGTGGAAATCACGTTGAACCAGTGGGGCGATTACTACCCCGGCTATATGTACGTGCTGACCAAGGACATCGATAAGGTGCGTGCTGAGGAAGAGAAGAATGCCGCAGCACGGGAAGAAGCCTTGGATCCGGGTGCGGTTCGGACCGGTCATCAGGGTGATGCGATCACCCCTATGTCCATTCGCGCCAACCAGGGTGACTGTGTGCGCATCACCTTCCACAACAAGCTGGAGTTCGAATCCGCCGGTTTTCAGATCAACGGTTCCGCAATGATCCTCAGCGAAACCGGTGAGCCGAACACCGCGGCCACCAAAGGCGCCATCATCCGCCCTGGCGAAACCCAGAATTATGAGTGGTACATCCCGATCGACGAGCAGGAAGGCGGTCGCATGATCGTCAGCCACGCCGGCCGGGACCCCGCTTCTCTGGGTCTCATCGGTGCGTTTATGGTTGAACCGCGGGGTTCCGAGTATCTGAACCCGTGGACCGGTGAGCCTCTGGAAAACGGCTGGATGGCGATGATCACCAACAAAGACGCTAAGGACTTCCGTGAGTTTGTTCTGTTTTATCACGAAGTCGGTGACGAGTCGTTCCGTCCGCTGAACCGCCACGGCGAAATGATCCCGCAGCGCGATCCGCAGACCGATTCCTATCGGCCTTCGGCGCGTGCGATGAACTACCGCAGTGAGCCGTTCGGTATCAACAACCTGGCAGTTCAGGAAAAAATGTTCCACTTTGAGGACGAATCCCTGGGCTACAGCTCTTACACCTTTGCGGATGTTCCGACCACGATTCCGCGGTCGTACCTCGGTGACCCGGCGAAGTTCCGCCTGGTACACGGTGGTGGTGAGGTATTCCACTCCCATCATCCGCATGGTGGCACCATCCGCTGGACGCGCTCTCCGAAACGGGAGCCGGGTCTGGAGAACCTGACCACCGCTGCGTGGGATGGCCCGGTGAAATACCCGGTTGTCCGCACCACCACCGACCGTGTTGACGTAGAAGTAATCGGTCCGGCGGAAGTGGTTGACCTGGAAACCGAGTGTGGTTCCGGTCTGTGTCAGCGGTTGGCCGGTGACTTCCTGTTCCACTGCCATGTGGCGCATCATTACGTGGCTGGAATGTGGGGCTACTGGCGCGTGTACAACACTCTGCAGGATGGCAACTATCCGCTCGGTTCTACCGACATCATGCCGCCTCTGCAGGAGTTGCCGGATCGCAAAGGCCGCATCCCGAAAGGTGTGACCTCGGATCAGTTGGTTGGCAAGACCATGAACTGGTTCGGTAAGCATTTCCAGATCGTTGGTAAAGGCAATAGCGACTGGAACCGGGAAGCTCCTGTTGTCAACGTGAAGGACTGGGTTAAGTACATGTTGCCGCCTCAGGGCAAGCCCGGTCATACCGATGACGAGAAGGGTCAAATCCTGGCATATGACGGTACCGTTTGGGATTACGACTGGAAAGGTACCCAGGCGTTGTCCGAGCGCGAAGTGACGTATCCCATGGCTAAATACACGTCTCCGCGTCCTGGAAAACGGCATCCGCTCCAGTTCAGCCCGCTGACGGGTAAGCTGGCGTGGCCGCACATGACGCCGCATTTCGGCAAACGCGTTCCGTTTGCGCGGCATCATGGTGGTGCTCCGTGGCTGGAACCGTTCCACATGCTCCCCGATGCGAATATTCTGCACTCGGAGTCGGGTAGTGGCCGGTCCGGTCCCAACGTGGAGAACTCGTCTCCGGCCAAACCCGGTGCACATGGACGCTGGAGTCTGTGTCCGGAAGGCGCGGGACGCAAACAGTACAATCTGCACTTCATCAACACGCCGATCGAAGTGTCGGGCGCCTATGGCAACACGCCTCCGGTTCTCGATAAATACGGTCTGATTTACGTGATCGATGAAGAAATGGCTGAGGTGAAAGCGGATCCGAAGAAGGCGATCCCGCTGGTCATCCGCGCCAATGTGTACGACTGTGTGGACGTTCTGTTGACGAGTGAATGGAATGACGATGACTTCACCAACTTCCAGATGTCGAAGGTGAATATCCATCCGCATTTCTTCCAGTTCGACAACCAGGCGTCGGACGGTGTTATCTCTGGTTTCAGCTACGACCAGTCGATGCGTCCGTACACGCAGTTCACCAAGAAAGAGAAGAAAGGGCATCATGTTGGTTTGCCGGTGCCCATGAACGCGAAGCTGTTGGAAAGCACGAAACCGGGTGACACCACCGTAAAAATCAAGATGGCTGAGGATGCGACTCCCTTCCATATTGGTGCGGACATCATTGTTGGCATCGAAGTGCCCAACAAGAAGGATGCACGGTGGATCAAGAAAATGAGCCCGGATCCGAGCAAAGGCTTTGCTAAGGACGGTGTGTACACGATCACCTTCTCGGAAGGCATGAGCCATCCGCACAAGAAGGGACAGATCGTGTCCACGGAGTATGTACGGTACCGCTGGTGGGTGGATGCGGACGTCGGACTGGTGTTCTGGCATGACCATGCCTTCGGTGCGACGACCTGGCCGCACGGCGGTATTGGATCGACGATCGTAGAGCCCTGGGGTTCGACGTATCACGATCCGAAAACCGGTAAGGAAGTACGCAGTGGTCCGGTTGTGGACATCCACGGCACCGAGCCGATCGCGTACTCCCGCAGTGGTGCATTCCGTGAAATCGTGGTTCAGTTGCACGACACGGTTCCGCACACGGCACAGCTGGTAAGCAAGGGCAACCCCCCGGGACTGTCGCGTGAAAACGCGATCGCCGCGGGTCAGTCGGTTTCCTTCCAGATGCCGAAAGACATGTTGGAAGTGGCGTTCCCGCACCTGAACGGCGGTACCCACACCACCGGCTCCGGTTTCAACTTCCGGGCGGCGTCTCTGACGGCGCGCCTGAGGGCGAACTCGAAGACGGAATGGCTGTTCAGCAGTCTGAAGCATCGCGATCCGGATACCCCGCTGGTTCGGGCGTACCTGGGTGACAGCGTGGTCTTCCGCCTGTTGCACGGTCTGATGAACGAGACCCATACGTTCGTTGTGTCGGGTCACGGCTACCGCCCCGAGCGGTATGACGGCGACTCCCGCGTGACCAACACGATCCATGTCGGTATCGCTGAGCGGTACGACTTGGCCACGACGGCGGGCGGTTACCAGCAGATGGCGGGTGACTACCTGTTCTACAACGGTCGAACGTCCCATCTGTCGGAAGGCAGCTGGGGTATTCTCCGGGTCTACGATGAACTGCAGAAAGACCTGAAACTGTTGAATCCGCATGCACCGATTCCGAAATCCAAAACGGAATTGTGCCCGGCGGGTGCTCCGGTGAAGCAGTTCAGCGTGGTTGCCGTCAACAAGGCTCTCAAGTTCAACCCGAATGCAGATGATTACCTCGAGGTGGACTTTGAGCGCAAGTTGATGCTGGCAAACCCGGAAGGCAAGGTGTTCATGCTGGAAGACGAAGTGAGCAAGGCTTCGGACGACGACGTGATGCCGCATCCGCTGACGTTGCGTGTCAACATCGGCGACTGCGTGAAAATCAAACTCACCAATCGTCTGGAGAAGGGCAACACTTCGTTGCATGTCAACAACGTTGCGTTTGATCCCAAGGATTCTCAGGGGATCAACGTGGGCAACAACCCGGGAGACCAGACGGTCGCCCCTGGCAAGTCGAAGAATTACACCTTCTACGCGCATCCGGGATTCAAGATCAACGGATCGCTGATTTGGGACTTCGGCAACCTGGTTGGGCACGTCCGGGATGGTCTGTATGGCGGTATCATTGTCGGTCCGCGGGGTTCCGTGTACCGGGATCCGGAAACCGGCAAAGACATCTCCCTGGGTAACTCCTGGAAAGCAGACGTCATCATCGATAAATCCTATCCGGAGAACGCGGATCTGGAGAACTATCGCGATTTCGCTCTGTACTTCCAGGACGAAGACAACATCATCGGTACGTCTTTCATGCCTTACCTGCAGAACGTGGCGGGCCTGACGGGCGTCAATTACCGGCTGGAGCCCTGGCTGTACCGGGAGTTTGAGGGTTGTGACTTTGGTAACATGTTCACGCCCTGTGTCGCCGCAGAAGGTGACCCGGCTACGCCGACTCTGAAGGCTCATGCTGGAGACAAGGTGATGATCAACGTCTTCGGTGCCCACAACGAGCAGAACCAGATGTTCAACCTGGATGGCCACCAGTGGCGCCGTCATATGGACCAGAAAGGCTCCGATATGATCGACGTTGAAGAGTTCGGTGCTGGTGAGTACATCCAAGCCCATCTGCGCAACGGTGCAGGCGGCACGTATCACAACCCGGGTACCTACCTGTGGTTGAATGCGCGGACGCCGTACCAGCAGGCGGGTCAATGGGGTTACTTCAAGGTCCTGCCGCAAGGCGACCGGTCGATCCTTCCTCTGGATGGAGCGACGCCCCAGGGCTTGAAATCTGCTCAAAATGTGGATGACAACAAGCTGTCCATGCGATAA
- a CDS encoding trypsin-like peptidase domain-containing protein — MKSRFVTTNIISFVLAFAACLVWNQVALAGHSLGNGLRVLEEVEEGLVGLAEHTLPAVVSISPFVPESSVGTPESLRKRPNNAGAGVIIDGRNGYLITNAHVVRKAEKIRVTLYGGRELVGAVLGTDEETDLAVVQINSDKVLPQVSLGDSSNLKIGQLVVAIGNPYGLKETLSLGVISGLNRENINLSRYEDFIQTDASINPGNSGGPLLNIRGEVIGINTAIINYAQSIGFAIPSNVVKNVSHQIIEHGEVNRGWLGVGIENVPDDVAAQINLNKGQGVMINSVFEGQPAHKAGLKVGDIILKIGGANVDSPNGMIRLIGNVSPGQFINLDILRDGKTQSLSIQLSQRKDQMEMASLQKNPLPELGFDWADHESGAATGEREDSSKEKEGVLVTRVEPGGSADRGGLMVGDLITALNGQDVVNRGHFESILRQNYLRGSVSVTVQRADEEVSLTLSRSE; from the coding sequence ATGAAGAGCCGGTTCGTTACCACCAACATCATTTCTTTCGTGTTGGCGTTTGCCGCGTGTCTGGTGTGGAATCAGGTTGCGTTGGCCGGGCACTCTTTGGGCAATGGGTTGCGGGTTCTGGAGGAAGTGGAAGAAGGCTTGGTGGGGTTGGCGGAGCACACGCTCCCTGCTGTGGTCAGCATTTCACCTTTCGTTCCGGAATCGTCCGTAGGTACGCCGGAATCTCTGCGCAAGCGGCCGAACAATGCCGGTGCCGGGGTGATCATCGATGGGCGGAACGGTTATTTGATCACCAACGCGCATGTGGTAAGAAAGGCTGAAAAAATTCGGGTGACTCTTTATGGCGGCCGGGAACTTGTCGGCGCGGTGTTGGGCACCGACGAGGAAACCGACCTGGCGGTCGTTCAAATCAATAGCGACAAAGTCCTGCCTCAGGTGAGCCTGGGCGATTCGTCGAATTTGAAAATTGGCCAACTGGTTGTCGCCATCGGCAACCCATATGGATTGAAAGAAACCTTGAGCCTTGGCGTGATCAGCGGTCTGAATCGGGAAAACATCAACCTCTCCCGGTATGAAGACTTCATTCAAACCGATGCCTCCATCAACCCTGGTAACAGCGGGGGGCCTCTCCTCAATATTCGTGGAGAAGTGATCGGTATCAACACGGCCATCATCAATTATGCGCAGAGCATCGGCTTTGCGATCCCTTCCAATGTCGTCAAAAACGTCTCCCATCAAATCATTGAACATGGAGAAGTCAACCGTGGTTGGTTGGGTGTGGGCATTGAGAACGTTCCGGATGACGTGGCCGCTCAAATCAATTTGAACAAGGGGCAGGGTGTGATGATCAACTCCGTGTTTGAGGGGCAGCCGGCGCATAAGGCTGGACTCAAAGTCGGTGACATCATCCTCAAGATCGGCGGGGCGAATGTGGACTCTCCCAATGGCATGATCCGGCTCATTGGCAATGTGTCACCGGGCCAGTTCATCAACCTCGACATCCTGCGCGACGGCAAGACGCAGTCGTTATCCATTCAACTGAGTCAACGAAAAGACCAGATGGAAATGGCGTCTCTGCAAAAGAACCCGCTTCCCGAGCTGGGATTCGACTGGGCGGACCATGAAAGTGGAGCCGCGACGGGAGAGCGGGAAGATTCCAGTAAAGAAAAAGAAGGCGTCCTGGTGACCCGGGTGGAACCGGGTGGTTCGGCAGACCGGGGCGGCCTCATGGTGGGCGATTTGATCACAGCCCTGAATGGTCAGGATGTGGTCAACCGCGGCCATTTTGAAAGCATACTCCGGCAGAACTATCTGCGGGGTTCTGTTTCGGTTACCGTTCAACGGGCCGACGAAGAAGTGAGCCTGACTTTGAGCAGGAGCGAATAA
- a CDS encoding phosphoadenylyl-sulfate reductase, giving the protein MNWQEFEKKSASEIINEALARFGERAGIASSFGLEDMVLIDLAHRTGKPFTVFTLDTGRLHEETYEIMEKTRTRYDIPIRAYFPNATAVETLEREKGLFSFRESLENRKECCRIRKVEPLGRALKELDAWITGVRREQSVTRSDIQKAHEDADHPPLIKFNPLADWTEAQVNQYIRENKVPVNALHARNYPSIGCAPCTRPIEPGEDIRAGRWWWENPEHKECGLHRPR; this is encoded by the coding sequence ATGAACTGGCAGGAGTTTGAAAAAAAATCAGCCTCTGAAATCATAAACGAGGCATTGGCCCGTTTTGGCGAACGTGCGGGTATTGCTTCAAGCTTTGGCCTGGAGGACATGGTGCTGATCGACCTCGCACACCGAACCGGCAAACCGTTCACCGTGTTCACGCTGGACACCGGCCGCCTGCACGAGGAGACGTACGAGATCATGGAGAAGACCCGCACCAGGTATGACATTCCCATTCGCGCCTACTTCCCGAATGCCACTGCGGTGGAAACCCTGGAACGCGAAAAAGGATTGTTCTCCTTCCGTGAAAGCCTGGAGAACAGAAAGGAATGTTGCCGCATCCGCAAAGTGGAGCCGCTCGGCCGCGCTTTAAAAGAACTCGATGCGTGGATCACCGGCGTGCGTCGCGAACAAAGTGTGACGCGCAGTGACATTCAAAAAGCGCATGAGGACGCGGACCACCCGCCGCTCATCAAGTTCAATCCTCTGGCGGACTGGACCGAGGCGCAGGTCAACCAGTACATCCGGGAGAACAAGGTTCCGGTCAACGCCCTGCACGCGAGAAACTACCCGAGCATCGGATGCGCGCCGTGCACGCGGCCCATCGAACCGGGGGAAGACATCCGCGCCGGACGCTGGTGGTGGGAAAACCCCGAACACAAGGAATGCGGTCTGCACCGCCCGCGCTGA
- a CDS encoding energy-coupling factor transporter transmembrane component T family protein, whose translation MRGRTSLSQSILESRYQDGDSFFHELSPGWKIVFVLALLVWVAFADLPVLIGLTMLIVLCTVKAGIAPGTLLKLLRSLRWLLLVIGVFPMLFTPGTVIPALSFLPVPITWEGIHGGATACLKLTVMFALSILLTRTTPPMALINCLQRWVILPSPVWRQKILDVFTVGLWSIQLIPLLCVEAERFILGEMERRREASAESKKKMGLRDAWSAALLLGPLVTHLFSQVDRFAQELEKGGGEPAPEQGVA comes from the coding sequence ATGCGTGGCCGGACATCGTTGTCGCAAAGCATTCTCGAAAGCCGTTACCAGGATGGCGACTCGTTTTTTCATGAACTGAGTCCCGGCTGGAAAATCGTTTTCGTGCTGGCATTGCTGGTGTGGGTTGCTTTCGCGGATCTGCCGGTACTGATTGGCCTGACGATGTTGATCGTGCTCTGCACGGTGAAGGCGGGCATCGCGCCGGGCACGTTGCTGAAACTGCTTCGTTCGTTGCGGTGGTTGCTGTTGGTGATCGGTGTGTTCCCGATGTTGTTCACCCCCGGCACGGTGATTCCGGCATTGAGTTTCCTTCCAGTGCCCATCACCTGGGAGGGCATTCATGGCGGCGCGACGGCGTGTTTGAAGCTGACCGTCATGTTTGCGCTGTCGATCCTGCTCACCCGCACCACGCCGCCAATGGCTCTTATAAATTGCCTTCAGCGGTGGGTGATTCTGCCTTCGCCCGTTTGGAGACAGAAAATTCTGGACGTGTTCACCGTCGGATTGTGGTCGATCCAACTGATCCCGCTGTTGTGTGTGGAGGCGGAGCGATTCATCTTGGGAGAGATGGAGAGGCGGCGGGAGGCAAGCGCGGAATCGAAAAAGAAAATGGGACTCCGCGATGCGTGGTCTGCGGCGCTGTTGCTGGGTCCCCTGGTCACGCACCTGTTCAGCCAGGTGGACCGCTTTGCGCAGGAGCTGGAAAAAGGCGGCGGCGAACCCGCGCCGGAGCAGGGCGTTGCCTGA
- a CDS encoding HD domain-containing protein, with amino-acid sequence MSQAVIEKTRKFAQSFFADDGSGHDWWHVHRVWQMACRLADAEGADRTVVEIAALLHDVADWKLGNGNEHQGYETIRNLLKDDLPAETVERVCGIIATVSYKGAGVETPVESLEGQCVQDADRLDAIGAVGIARAFAYGGNKNRLIHDPAQEPVLHQSFGEYKKNKGPSINHFYEKLLLLKERMNTPTARALAEERHRFMEQYLQQFFGEWDGQL; translated from the coding sequence ATGTCCCAGGCCGTCATTGAAAAAACCCGGAAATTCGCGCAATCGTTTTTCGCGGACGACGGCTCCGGTCACGACTGGTGGCACGTGCACCGGGTGTGGCAGATGGCCTGCAGGCTGGCGGACGCCGAAGGCGCCGACCGCACCGTCGTCGAGATCGCCGCACTCCTGCACGACGTCGCCGACTGGAAGCTGGGAAACGGCAATGAACACCAGGGCTACGAAACCATCCGCAACCTGTTGAAGGACGACCTGCCGGCGGAGACAGTGGAACGCGTGTGCGGCATCATCGCCACAGTCTCGTACAAGGGCGCGGGAGTGGAGACACCCGTGGAGTCGCTGGAAGGCCAGTGCGTGCAGGATGCGGACCGGCTGGACGCCATCGGCGCGGTGGGCATCGCCCGCGCCTTCGCCTACGGCGGCAACAAGAACCGCCTGATCCACGACCCAGCTCAGGAGCCGGTGCTTCATCAAAGTTTCGGCGAGTACAAAAAGAACAAGGGACCGTCGATCAACCATTTTTACGAAAAACTCCTCCTGCTCAAGGAACGCATGAATACGCCGACCGCCCGCGCCCTGGCGGAGGAGCGGCATCGCTTCATGGAACAGTACCTGCAACAATTTTTCGGAGAATGGGATGGACAGCTCTAG